In Drosophila yakuba strain Tai18E2 chromosome 2R, Prin_Dyak_Tai18E2_2.1, whole genome shotgun sequence, a single genomic region encodes these proteins:
- the LOC6529437 gene encoding putative neural-cadherin 2 isoform X2, whose product MVDPLKIFWVLTNSTYLVTKFVRIGIADKNDSPPYFDRFLYETEIDENADLQSTVLAVNAKDHNESTNIRYQITGGNIGNAFAVQNTTGVIYVASPLDYETRPRYELRLEATRNRKNNYTTVVINVRDVNDNPPVFDRQTYRTQITEEDDRNLPKRILQVTATDGDVDRPINIVYFLTGQGIDPDNPANSKFDINRTTGDIFVLKPLDRDQPNGRPQWRFTVFAQDEGGEGLVGYADIQVNLKDINDNAPQFPQGIYFGNVTENGTAGSSVMTMSAVDYDDPNESTNAKLIYSIEKNVIEEETGAPIFEIEPETGLIKTAVCCLDRERTPDYSIQVVAMDGGGLKGTGTASIRVKDLNDMPPQFTKDEWVTEVDETNGTYIPETPILTVTVQDEDETNTFQYKVVPNSGFGADKFAMVRNGDGTGSLKIIQPLDYEDPLQSSGFRFRIQVNDKGDDGPGGSDKYHVAYSWVVVKLRDINDNVPKFDREHIEVSIYEDTKVGTILEQFKATDADQGGHSKVAYKIVRATNRKRQFAISDRGAVSIQRPLDRETQDRHHIQILAIDDGSPARTATATLTVIVKDVNDNAPTFAQDYRPTLPENVSGKKILEVAAKDPDDRLRGNGGPFTFRLDPLASDEIRAGFKVEYDRRGDSGNGVAIISSLRPFDREVQKSYAIPIEIKDNGAPAMTGTSTLTLTIGDVNDNKMQPGSKSVLVYNYQGQSQDTPIGRVYVNDPDDWDVPDKKYYWEVQEHQRFKLDTDTGILTMRAGTRRGRYQLRFKVYDREHGQEDIPANLSVTVRDITAEAVQQAGSMRLSHITDEDFVRTWNPVKNQVEPSKLERFRNKLAELLYTDRDNVDVFSVQLKEGSPYPLTDVHFAARSATQQPYFKAVRLNGVVQMHREEIEKDVGLNITMVNINECLHEGKGKCGSNSCTSKVELGKKPYTVSVNRTALVGVRLDISAQCVCRARNFTHQDHNCRTHLCYNGGRCVETRNGPKCVACPVGYNGPRCQQSTRSFRGNGWAWYPPLQLCQESHLSLEFITRVADGLILYNGPIVPPKPDETVISDFIAVELEQGYPRLLIDFGSGTLELRVKTKKTLDDGVWHRLDIFWDSENVRMVVDFCRTALVSEMEDGTPPEFDDNACQARGQIPPFAESLNLNQPLQLGGLYRQHFDQTLYNWQYAFSSKGFDGCIRNVIHNSEHYDLAFPALARNSFPACPQTDEVCLKTEHTARCWEHGNCVASLVQAKCHCQPGWMGPGCNVPTIPTTFKAQSYVKFALSFEPDRFSTQLQLRFRTREQGGELFRVSDQHHREYAILELRRGHLQFRYNLNSMRNEEQLLTLTAIAVNDGQWHVIRISRYGSAALMELDGGESRRYNESFHFTGHQWLSIDKQEGVYAGGKAEYTGIKTFEVQSDFQRSCLDDIRLDGKHLPLPPAMNGTQWGQATMARNLERNCPSNRPCSNVICPDPFDCVDLWNEYECTCSEGRIMSSDTKGCVDRNECLDLPCLNGATCINLEPRLRYRCICPEGYWGENCELVQEGQRLKLSMGALGAIFVCLIIILILALIFVLYSRKRKTTKKKKRSGPEKDVRETVISYEDEGGGEDDMTAFDITPLQIPISAQGGPPDIAACKMPIIYPVMTLLPPGQELNVAYLMEERKQRIDKDNNAPPFDDLRNFTFEGSGSIAESLSSLASGTDDENQDFNYLQNWGPRFNALAAMYVHDNAKANQLPSDGGGGSGDGPGAGAGASSSSPLGGSVPGGREGGGGGSGTPGNVLAVVATGSGAGPGGGGCGGSSGLMPLPDGDKVVL is encoded by the exons GTCACAGCCACCGATGGCGATGTAGATAGAccaataaatattgtatatttcCTGACTGGCCAGGGCATCGACCCTGATAACCCAGCGAATAGTAAATTTGATATAAATCGCACGACGGGCGATATTTTTGTTCTCAAG CCCCTGGACAGAGATCAGCCCAATGGGAGGCCACAGTGGCGCTTCACAGTATTCGCCCAGGACGAGGGCGGCGAAGGGCTTGTAGGCTATGCGGACATCCAGGTGAACCTAAAGGACATCAACGACAATGCGCCGCAGTTTCCGCAGGGCATCTACTTTGGCAACGTGACCGAGAACGGCACCGCCGGCAGTTCGGTGATGACCATGTCCGCCGTCGACTACGACGATCCCAACGAGAGTACCAACGCCAAGCTAATCTACTCGATTGAGAAGAACGTCATCGAGGAGGAGACGGGGGCGCCCATCTTCGAAATCGAGCCGGAGACGGGACTCATCAAAACGGCTGTCTGCTGTCTGGACAGGGAGCGAACGCCCGACTACTCCATCCAGGTAGTGGCAATGGACGGCGGTGGACTTAAAG GTACTGGCACCGCCTCCATTCGCGTCAAGGACCTCAACGACATGCCGCCGCAGTTCACCAAGGACGAGTGGGTTACGGAGGTGGACGAAACGAATGGCACTTACATCCCAGAGACGCCCATTCTGACGGTGACGGTTCAGGACGAGGACGAAACGAACACATTCCAATACAAGGTGGTGCCGAACAGTGGTTTCGGGGCGGATAAATTTGCGATGGTTCGGAATGGCGATGGAACGGGCTCACTGAAAATCATACAGCCCTTGGACTACGAGGATCCGCTGCAAAGTAGCGGATTCCGGTTCCGCATTCAGGTCAACGATAAAGGCGACGATGGTCCCGGTGGAAGTGACAAGTATCATGTGGCCTATTCCTGGGTGGTGGTGAAGCTGCGAGACATTAACGACAATGTGCCAAAATTCGATCGGGAGCACATCGAGGTTTCAATCTATGAGGATACAAAAGTAGGAACCATTCTCGAGCAATTTAAGGCCACGGATGCCGACCAGGGGGGTCACTCCAAAGTAGCTTACAAAATAGTTCGTGCCACAAACCGGAAGAGACAATTTGCCATTAGTGATAGAGGAGCAGTGAGCATACAAAGACCTTTGGATCGGGAAACTCAGGATAGGCACCATATTCAGATTTTAGCCATTGACGATGGAAGCCCTGCTCGAACGGCAACCGCAACTCTGACCGTGATAGTTAAGGATGTCAATGATAATGCACCGACTTTTGCCCAGGATTATAGGCCCACCTTACCTGAGAATGTGTCTGGTAAAAAAATTCTGGAGGTGGCAGCCAAGGATCCCGATGACCGACTAAGGGGCAATGGGGGACCCTTCACCTTTCGACTGGATCCTTTGGCCAGCGACGAAATAAGAGCGGGCTTTAAAGTGGAGTATGACCGAA GAGGTGACAGTGGAAATGGGGTGGCCATTATCTCATCCCTACGTCCCTTTGATCGCGAGGTGCAAAAGAGCTATGCCATCCCCATCGAGATTAAGGACAATGGAGCTCCTGCCATGACGGGCACCAGCACTCTTACCCTCACCATCGGCGATGtaaatgataataaaatgCAGCCCGGCAGCAAGTCCGTGCTCGTGTATAACTACCAAGGACAGTCGCAGGATACGCCGATAGGCAGGGTCTATGTCAATGATCCCGATGACTGGGATGTGCCGGACAAGAAGTACTACTGGGAGGTTCAGGAGCATCAACGATTTAAGCTGGATACGGATACTGGAATTCTAACAATGAGGGCCGGAACGAGAAGAGGTCGCTATCAGCTGCGGTTCAAGGTCTACGATCGAGAGCACGGCCAGGAGGATATCCCCGCTAACCTCAGCGTCACAGTGCGCGACATAACAGCAGAGGCCGTTCAGCAGGCTGGATCCATGAGATTGTCCCACATAACCGATGAGGATTTCGTTAGGACTTGGAACCCGGTTAAGAATCAAGTAGAGCCCTCCAAGCTGGAGAGATTTCGCAACAAGCTGGCCGAGCTGTTGTACACAGATAGAGATAATGTGGACGTATTCAGTGTGCAACTTAAGGAAGGTTCCCCCTATCCCCTAACCGATGTTCACTTTGCAGCCCGTTCTGCAACTCAGCAACCATATTTCAAAGCCGTACGCCTGAATGGCGTGGTGCAAATGCATCGTGAGGAGATTGAAAAAGACGTGGGCCTGAACATCACCATGGTCAATATAAACGAGTGCTTGCATGAAGGCAAAGGGAAGTGCGGCTCCAATTCCTGTACCTCCAAGGTGGAGTTGGGCAAAAAACCCTACACGGTTAGTGTGAATCGCACGGCTTTGGTGGGTGTTCGCTTGGACATCAGTGCTCAATGTGTTTGCCGCGCGAGGAACTTCACCCACCAGGACCACAATTGCAGAACCCACCTTTGTTATAATGGCGGTCGGTGTGTGGAAACCCGAAATGGTCCGAAATGTGTGGCCTGTCCGGTGGGCTATAATGGCCCGCGATGTCAGCAGTCCACTAGAAGCTTTCGCGGCAATGGCTGGGCCTGGTATCCTCCACTGCAACTCTGCCAGGAATCGCATCTCAGTTTGGAGTTCATCACTCGCGTTGCAGACGGCTTGATACTATACAATGGACCGATTGTTCCACCAAAGCCCGATGAAACCGTGATCAGCGACTTTATAGCCGTCGAACTGGAGCAGGGCTATCCCCGACTACTCATCGATTTCGGTTCGGGAACTTTGGAGCTGAGGGTAAAGACGAAGAAAACCCTGGATGATGGTGTCTGGCATCGCTTGGATATTTTTTGGGATTCCGAAAATGTCCGCATGGTCGTGGACTTCTGTCGCACTGCTTTGGTCTCCGAAATGGAGGATGGCACTCCGCCGGAATTCGATGATAATGCCTGCCAGGCGAGAGGACAAATTCCCCCCTTCGCTGAGTCCCTGAATCTGAATCAACCCCTTCAGCTGGGCGGACTCTATAGACAGCACTTCGATCAAACCCTGTACAATTGGCAGTATGCCTTTAGCTCGAAGGGCTTTGATGGTTGTATACGCAACGTTATCCACAACTCAGAGCACTACGATTTGGCTTTTCCCGCTTTGGCCAGGAATAGTTTTCCCGCCTGTCCGCAGACCGACGAAGTTTGCCTGAAAACCGAGCACACAGCTCGTTGTTGGGAGCATGGAAATTGTGTGGCCAGCTTGGTTCAGGCCAAGTGCCACTGCCAGCCGGGTTGGATGGGTCCTGGCTGTAATGTACCCACCATTCCTACGACTTTTAAGGCCCAGAGCTATGTGAAATTCGCCCTCAGCTTTGAACCCGACAGATTTTCCACCCAGTTGCAGCTGAGATTTCGAACTCGAGAGCAGGGAGGCGAACTTTTCCGGGTTAGTGATCAACACCACAGGGAGTACGCCATCCTGGAACTTCGAAGGGGCCACCTCCAGTTCCGCTATAATCTGAACTCCATGAGAaacgaggagcagctgctgacCCTAACCGCAATCGCAGTGAACGATGGCCAGTGGCATGTGATTCGCATTAGTCGATATGGATCGGCAGCTCTAATGGAACTGGATGGCGGGGAGTCGAGGCGGTACAACGAGTCCTTTCACTTCACAGGACACCAGTGGCTGAGTATCGACAAGCAGGAGGGTGTTTATGCGGGCGGCAAGGCCGAGTATACGGGAATCAAGACCTTTGAGGTCCAATCCGATTTTCAAAGAAGCTGCTTGGACGACATCAG GCTGGATGGAAAACACTTGCCCCTGCCGCCCGCCATGAATGGCACCCAATGGGGCCAGGCGACGATGGCCCGCAACCTGGAGCGGAACTGCCCCTCGAACAGGCCGTGCTCGAATGTCATCTGCCCCGATCCCTTTGACTGCGTCGACTTGTGGAACGAGTACGAGTGCAC CTGCAGCGAGGGGCGCATCATGTCCTCGGACACCAAGGGATGTGTGGACCGCAACGAGTGCCTGGACCTGCCCTGTCTGAACGGAGCCACCTGCATCAATCTGGAGCCCCGGCTCCGGTATCGATGCATTTGCCCGGAGGGCTACTGGGGCGAAAACTGCGAGCTGGTGCAGGAGGGACAGCGCCTGAAGCTGAGCATGGGCGCCCTGGGGGCCATATTCGTTTGCCTGATTATCATACTGA TTCTCGCACTGATCTTCGTGCTATATAGTCGCAAACGCAAgacgaccaagaagaagaagcgctCCGGACCCGAGAAGGATGTCCGGGAGACGGTAATCAGCTACGAGGACGAGGGCGGCGGCGAGGACGACATGACGGCCTTCGACATCACGCCACTGCAAATACCAATCAGCGCACAGGGAGGACCGCCGGACATTGCCGCCTGCAAGATGCCCATAATCT ACCCCGTGATGACGCTGCTGCCACCTGGCCAGGAGCTGAACGTGGCCTATCTGATGGAGGAGCGGAAGCAGCGCATCGACAAGGACAACAACGCACCGCCCTTCGACGACCTGCGGAACTTCACCTTCGAGGGCAGCGGCAGCATCGCCGAGTCGCTGAGTTCGCTGGCCTCTG GCACCGATGACGAGAATCAAGACTTTAACTATCTACAGAACTGGGGTCCACGTTTCAATGCCCTGGCCGCCATGTACGTGCACGACAATGCGAAAGCCAACCAGCTGCCGTCGGATGGCGGAGGAGGATCTGGAGATGGGCCTGGAGCTGGCGCTGGagcctcatcatcatcgccgcTGGGAGGCAGTGTGCCAGGAGGcagagaaggaggaggaggtggatcTGGGACTCCAGGCAATGTGCTTGCAGTGGTGGCGACGGGAAGTGGAGCAGGTCCTGGAGGCGGTGGCTGCGGAGGTAGTAGTGGGTTAATGCCACTGCCCGATGGCGACAAAGTtgtattataa
- the LOC6529437 gene encoding putative neural-cadherin 2 isoform X1, with protein MDSAAFDIQMHIWKLLLIVTKFVRIGIADKNDSPPYFDRFLYETEIDENADLQSTVLAVNAKDHNESTNIRYQITGGNIGNAFAVQNTTGVIYVASPLDYETRPRYELRLEATRNRKNNYTTVVINVRDVNDNPPVFDRQTYRTQITEEDDRNLPKRILQVTATDGDVDRPINIVYFLTGQGIDPDNPANSKFDINRTTGDIFVLKPLDRDQPNGRPQWRFTVFAQDEGGEGLVGYADIQVNLKDINDNAPQFPQGIYFGNVTENGTAGSSVMTMSAVDYDDPNESTNAKLIYSIEKNVIEEETGAPIFEIEPETGLIKTAVCCLDRERTPDYSIQVVAMDGGGLKGTGTASIRVKDLNDMPPQFTKDEWVTEVDETNGTYIPETPILTVTVQDEDETNTFQYKVVPNSGFGADKFAMVRNGDGTGSLKIIQPLDYEDPLQSSGFRFRIQVNDKGDDGPGGSDKYHVAYSWVVVKLRDINDNVPKFDREHIEVSIYEDTKVGTILEQFKATDADQGGHSKVAYKIVRATNRKRQFAISDRGAVSIQRPLDRETQDRHHIQILAIDDGSPARTATATLTVIVKDVNDNAPTFAQDYRPTLPENVSGKKILEVAAKDPDDRLRGNGGPFTFRLDPLASDEIRAGFKVEYDRRGDSGNGVAIISSLRPFDREVQKSYAIPIEIKDNGAPAMTGTSTLTLTIGDVNDNKMQPGSKSVLVYNYQGQSQDTPIGRVYVNDPDDWDVPDKKYYWEVQEHQRFKLDTDTGILTMRAGTRRGRYQLRFKVYDREHGQEDIPANLSVTVRDITAEAVQQAGSMRLSHITDEDFVRTWNPVKNQVEPSKLERFRNKLAELLYTDRDNVDVFSVQLKEGSPYPLTDVHFAARSATQQPYFKAVRLNGVVQMHREEIEKDVGLNITMVNINECLHEGKGKCGSNSCTSKVELGKKPYTVSVNRTALVGVRLDISAQCVCRARNFTHQDHNCRTHLCYNGGRCVETRNGPKCVACPVGYNGPRCQQSTRSFRGNGWAWYPPLQLCQESHLSLEFITRVADGLILYNGPIVPPKPDETVISDFIAVELEQGYPRLLIDFGSGTLELRVKTKKTLDDGVWHRLDIFWDSENVRMVVDFCRTALVSEMEDGTPPEFDDNACQARGQIPPFAESLNLNQPLQLGGLYRQHFDQTLYNWQYAFSSKGFDGCIRNVIHNSEHYDLAFPALARNSFPACPQTDEVCLKTEHTARCWEHGNCVASLVQAKCHCQPGWMGPGCNVPTIPTTFKAQSYVKFALSFEPDRFSTQLQLRFRTREQGGELFRVSDQHHREYAILELRRGHLQFRYNLNSMRNEEQLLTLTAIAVNDGQWHVIRISRYGSAALMELDGGESRRYNESFHFTGHQWLSIDKQEGVYAGGKAEYTGIKTFEVQSDFQRSCLDDIRLDGKHLPLPPAMNGTQWGQATMARNLERNCPSNRPCSNVICPDPFDCVDLWNEYECTCSEGRIMSSDTKGCVDRNECLDLPCLNGATCINLEPRLRYRCICPEGYWGENCELVQEGQRLKLSMGALGAIFVCLIIILILALIFVLYSRKRKTTKKKKRSGPEKDVRETVISYEDEGGGEDDMTAFDITPLQIPISAQGGPPDIAACKMPIIYPVMTLLPPGQELNVAYLMEERKQRIDKDNNAPPFDDLRNFTFEGSGSIAESLSSLASGTDDENQDFNYLQNWGPRFNALAAMYVHDNAKANQLPSDGGGGSGDGPGAGAGASSSSPLGGSVPGGREGGGGGSGTPGNVLAVVATGSGAGPGGGGCGGSSGLMPLPDGDKVVL; from the exons GTCACAGCCACCGATGGCGATGTAGATAGAccaataaatattgtatatttcCTGACTGGCCAGGGCATCGACCCTGATAACCCAGCGAATAGTAAATTTGATATAAATCGCACGACGGGCGATATTTTTGTTCTCAAG CCCCTGGACAGAGATCAGCCCAATGGGAGGCCACAGTGGCGCTTCACAGTATTCGCCCAGGACGAGGGCGGCGAAGGGCTTGTAGGCTATGCGGACATCCAGGTGAACCTAAAGGACATCAACGACAATGCGCCGCAGTTTCCGCAGGGCATCTACTTTGGCAACGTGACCGAGAACGGCACCGCCGGCAGTTCGGTGATGACCATGTCCGCCGTCGACTACGACGATCCCAACGAGAGTACCAACGCCAAGCTAATCTACTCGATTGAGAAGAACGTCATCGAGGAGGAGACGGGGGCGCCCATCTTCGAAATCGAGCCGGAGACGGGACTCATCAAAACGGCTGTCTGCTGTCTGGACAGGGAGCGAACGCCCGACTACTCCATCCAGGTAGTGGCAATGGACGGCGGTGGACTTAAAG GTACTGGCACCGCCTCCATTCGCGTCAAGGACCTCAACGACATGCCGCCGCAGTTCACCAAGGACGAGTGGGTTACGGAGGTGGACGAAACGAATGGCACTTACATCCCAGAGACGCCCATTCTGACGGTGACGGTTCAGGACGAGGACGAAACGAACACATTCCAATACAAGGTGGTGCCGAACAGTGGTTTCGGGGCGGATAAATTTGCGATGGTTCGGAATGGCGATGGAACGGGCTCACTGAAAATCATACAGCCCTTGGACTACGAGGATCCGCTGCAAAGTAGCGGATTCCGGTTCCGCATTCAGGTCAACGATAAAGGCGACGATGGTCCCGGTGGAAGTGACAAGTATCATGTGGCCTATTCCTGGGTGGTGGTGAAGCTGCGAGACATTAACGACAATGTGCCAAAATTCGATCGGGAGCACATCGAGGTTTCAATCTATGAGGATACAAAAGTAGGAACCATTCTCGAGCAATTTAAGGCCACGGATGCCGACCAGGGGGGTCACTCCAAAGTAGCTTACAAAATAGTTCGTGCCACAAACCGGAAGAGACAATTTGCCATTAGTGATAGAGGAGCAGTGAGCATACAAAGACCTTTGGATCGGGAAACTCAGGATAGGCACCATATTCAGATTTTAGCCATTGACGATGGAAGCCCTGCTCGAACGGCAACCGCAACTCTGACCGTGATAGTTAAGGATGTCAATGATAATGCACCGACTTTTGCCCAGGATTATAGGCCCACCTTACCTGAGAATGTGTCTGGTAAAAAAATTCTGGAGGTGGCAGCCAAGGATCCCGATGACCGACTAAGGGGCAATGGGGGACCCTTCACCTTTCGACTGGATCCTTTGGCCAGCGACGAAATAAGAGCGGGCTTTAAAGTGGAGTATGACCGAA GAGGTGACAGTGGAAATGGGGTGGCCATTATCTCATCCCTACGTCCCTTTGATCGCGAGGTGCAAAAGAGCTATGCCATCCCCATCGAGATTAAGGACAATGGAGCTCCTGCCATGACGGGCACCAGCACTCTTACCCTCACCATCGGCGATGtaaatgataataaaatgCAGCCCGGCAGCAAGTCCGTGCTCGTGTATAACTACCAAGGACAGTCGCAGGATACGCCGATAGGCAGGGTCTATGTCAATGATCCCGATGACTGGGATGTGCCGGACAAGAAGTACTACTGGGAGGTTCAGGAGCATCAACGATTTAAGCTGGATACGGATACTGGAATTCTAACAATGAGGGCCGGAACGAGAAGAGGTCGCTATCAGCTGCGGTTCAAGGTCTACGATCGAGAGCACGGCCAGGAGGATATCCCCGCTAACCTCAGCGTCACAGTGCGCGACATAACAGCAGAGGCCGTTCAGCAGGCTGGATCCATGAGATTGTCCCACATAACCGATGAGGATTTCGTTAGGACTTGGAACCCGGTTAAGAATCAAGTAGAGCCCTCCAAGCTGGAGAGATTTCGCAACAAGCTGGCCGAGCTGTTGTACACAGATAGAGATAATGTGGACGTATTCAGTGTGCAACTTAAGGAAGGTTCCCCCTATCCCCTAACCGATGTTCACTTTGCAGCCCGTTCTGCAACTCAGCAACCATATTTCAAAGCCGTACGCCTGAATGGCGTGGTGCAAATGCATCGTGAGGAGATTGAAAAAGACGTGGGCCTGAACATCACCATGGTCAATATAAACGAGTGCTTGCATGAAGGCAAAGGGAAGTGCGGCTCCAATTCCTGTACCTCCAAGGTGGAGTTGGGCAAAAAACCCTACACGGTTAGTGTGAATCGCACGGCTTTGGTGGGTGTTCGCTTGGACATCAGTGCTCAATGTGTTTGCCGCGCGAGGAACTTCACCCACCAGGACCACAATTGCAGAACCCACCTTTGTTATAATGGCGGTCGGTGTGTGGAAACCCGAAATGGTCCGAAATGTGTGGCCTGTCCGGTGGGCTATAATGGCCCGCGATGTCAGCAGTCCACTAGAAGCTTTCGCGGCAATGGCTGGGCCTGGTATCCTCCACTGCAACTCTGCCAGGAATCGCATCTCAGTTTGGAGTTCATCACTCGCGTTGCAGACGGCTTGATACTATACAATGGACCGATTGTTCCACCAAAGCCCGATGAAACCGTGATCAGCGACTTTATAGCCGTCGAACTGGAGCAGGGCTATCCCCGACTACTCATCGATTTCGGTTCGGGAACTTTGGAGCTGAGGGTAAAGACGAAGAAAACCCTGGATGATGGTGTCTGGCATCGCTTGGATATTTTTTGGGATTCCGAAAATGTCCGCATGGTCGTGGACTTCTGTCGCACTGCTTTGGTCTCCGAAATGGAGGATGGCACTCCGCCGGAATTCGATGATAATGCCTGCCAGGCGAGAGGACAAATTCCCCCCTTCGCTGAGTCCCTGAATCTGAATCAACCCCTTCAGCTGGGCGGACTCTATAGACAGCACTTCGATCAAACCCTGTACAATTGGCAGTATGCCTTTAGCTCGAAGGGCTTTGATGGTTGTATACGCAACGTTATCCACAACTCAGAGCACTACGATTTGGCTTTTCCCGCTTTGGCCAGGAATAGTTTTCCCGCCTGTCCGCAGACCGACGAAGTTTGCCTGAAAACCGAGCACACAGCTCGTTGTTGGGAGCATGGAAATTGTGTGGCCAGCTTGGTTCAGGCCAAGTGCCACTGCCAGCCGGGTTGGATGGGTCCTGGCTGTAATGTACCCACCATTCCTACGACTTTTAAGGCCCAGAGCTATGTGAAATTCGCCCTCAGCTTTGAACCCGACAGATTTTCCACCCAGTTGCAGCTGAGATTTCGAACTCGAGAGCAGGGAGGCGAACTTTTCCGGGTTAGTGATCAACACCACAGGGAGTACGCCATCCTGGAACTTCGAAGGGGCCACCTCCAGTTCCGCTATAATCTGAACTCCATGAGAaacgaggagcagctgctgacCCTAACCGCAATCGCAGTGAACGATGGCCAGTGGCATGTGATTCGCATTAGTCGATATGGATCGGCAGCTCTAATGGAACTGGATGGCGGGGAGTCGAGGCGGTACAACGAGTCCTTTCACTTCACAGGACACCAGTGGCTGAGTATCGACAAGCAGGAGGGTGTTTATGCGGGCGGCAAGGCCGAGTATACGGGAATCAAGACCTTTGAGGTCCAATCCGATTTTCAAAGAAGCTGCTTGGACGACATCAG GCTGGATGGAAAACACTTGCCCCTGCCGCCCGCCATGAATGGCACCCAATGGGGCCAGGCGACGATGGCCCGCAACCTGGAGCGGAACTGCCCCTCGAACAGGCCGTGCTCGAATGTCATCTGCCCCGATCCCTTTGACTGCGTCGACTTGTGGAACGAGTACGAGTGCAC CTGCAGCGAGGGGCGCATCATGTCCTCGGACACCAAGGGATGTGTGGACCGCAACGAGTGCCTGGACCTGCCCTGTCTGAACGGAGCCACCTGCATCAATCTGGAGCCCCGGCTCCGGTATCGATGCATTTGCCCGGAGGGCTACTGGGGCGAAAACTGCGAGCTGGTGCAGGAGGGACAGCGCCTGAAGCTGAGCATGGGCGCCCTGGGGGCCATATTCGTTTGCCTGATTATCATACTGA TTCTCGCACTGATCTTCGTGCTATATAGTCGCAAACGCAAgacgaccaagaagaagaagcgctCCGGACCCGAGAAGGATGTCCGGGAGACGGTAATCAGCTACGAGGACGAGGGCGGCGGCGAGGACGACATGACGGCCTTCGACATCACGCCACTGCAAATACCAATCAGCGCACAGGGAGGACCGCCGGACATTGCCGCCTGCAAGATGCCCATAATCT ACCCCGTGATGACGCTGCTGCCACCTGGCCAGGAGCTGAACGTGGCCTATCTGATGGAGGAGCGGAAGCAGCGCATCGACAAGGACAACAACGCACCGCCCTTCGACGACCTGCGGAACTTCACCTTCGAGGGCAGCGGCAGCATCGCCGAGTCGCTGAGTTCGCTGGCCTCTG GCACCGATGACGAGAATCAAGACTTTAACTATCTACAGAACTGGGGTCCACGTTTCAATGCCCTGGCCGCCATGTACGTGCACGACAATGCGAAAGCCAACCAGCTGCCGTCGGATGGCGGAGGAGGATCTGGAGATGGGCCTGGAGCTGGCGCTGGagcctcatcatcatcgccgcTGGGAGGCAGTGTGCCAGGAGGcagagaaggaggaggaggtggatcTGGGACTCCAGGCAATGTGCTTGCAGTGGTGGCGACGGGAAGTGGAGCAGGTCCTGGAGGCGGTGGCTGCGGAGGTAGTAGTGGGTTAATGCCACTGCCCGATGGCGACAAAGTtgtattataa